Proteins encoded in a region of the Coprobacter tertius genome:
- a CDS encoding 3-keto-disaccharide hydrolase: MKKNLILAVSCMTFVAAFASCGGGTKKAENNADATAETAKTEKAGPEYKVLDNQQVDLSEFKTDKDGYIVIFDGKEMKGWRGYGKEGIPGKWTVDNGAIKFNGSGGGEAQDAEGGDLIFAHKFKNFELEMEWKVSKGGNSGIFYLAQEVESVNPENGETRLEPIYISAPEYQVLDNENHPDAKLGKDNNRQSASLYDMIPAVPQNAKPFGEWNKAKIMVYKGTVVHGQNDTNVLEYHLWTPQWTDMLQASKFSKDKWPLAFELLNNVGGADREGYIGLQDHGDDVWFRNIRIKVLD; encoded by the coding sequence ATGAAAAAGAATTTAATTTTAGCAGTAAGTTGTATGACATTCGTTGCAGCGTTTGCATCGTGCGGGGGGGGAACTAAAAAAGCCGAAAATAATGCTGATGCAACGGCTGAGACCGCAAAAACAGAAAAAGCGGGTCCCGAATATAAAGTTCTTGATAACCAACAGGTAGATTTATCTGAATTTAAAACAGATAAAGACGGATATATCGTTATTTTCGACGGAAAAGAAATGAAAGGCTGGCGTGGATACGGTAAAGAGGGTATTCCCGGAAAATGGACAGTTGATAATGGTGCGATTAAGTTTAATGGTTCGGGTGGCGGCGAAGCACAAGATGCCGAAGGAGGAGATCTTATTTTCGCTCATAAATTTAAAAACTTCGAACTGGAAATGGAGTGGAAGGTATCTAAAGGAGGAAACTCGGGTATTTTCTATCTGGCACAGGAAGTAGAATCTGTAAATCCCGAAAACGGTGAAACTCGTTTGGAACCTATTTATATTTCGGCTCCCGAATATCAGGTTCTCGATAACGAAAATCATCCCGACGCTAAATTGGGAAAAGACAATAATCGTCAGTCGGCATCTTTATACGATATGATTCCCGCTGTTCCTCAAAATGCAAAACCTTTCGGTGAATGGAATAAGGCAAAAATTATGGTTTATAAAGGCACTGTCGTTCACGGACAAAATGACACTAATGTTCTCGAATATCATTTGTGGACTCCCCAGTGGACAGATATGTTGCAGGCAAGCAAGTTCAGCAAGGATAAATGGCCGTTGGCTTTCGAATTGTTGAATAATGTAGGTGGAGCCGATCGTGAAGGTTATATCGGTCTTCAGGATCATGGCGATGATGTATGGTTCCGCAATATCCGTATAAAAGTATTGGATTGA
- a CDS encoding sugar phosphate isomerase/epimerase family protein translates to MKIKLFLPAVLLMALATFPEVNAQKNSKPEKDIAIQLYSVRDKLSGFHNAPGKADPRYTQLLKELSRMGYTAVETADYNNGRFYNRTPQEFKKDVESAGMRVLSSHCTRSLTSDELASGDFTQALKWWDKCIADHKAAGMSYIVTPHLERPKTLKDLKTYCDYYNEIGKKCKASGIKYGYHNHAHEYRKVEDKAIMLDYMIENTDPEYVFFEMDVYWTVIGDRSPVDYFNKYPGRFSLLHIKDHREIGESGMVGFDVIFKNAHTAGVQHIIVEVENYSMPVEKSVKTSIDYLISAPFVKSSYR, encoded by the coding sequence ATGAAAATCAAATTATTTCTGCCGGCCGTTCTTTTGATGGCTTTGGCAACATTTCCCGAAGTAAACGCACAGAAAAATAGTAAGCCTGAGAAAGATATTGCTATTCAATTATATTCGGTAAGGGATAAATTATCCGGTTTTCACAACGCTCCCGGCAAAGCCGATCCCAGATATACTCAATTGTTGAAAGAACTTTCCCGAATGGGATATACGGCCGTAGAAACAGCCGACTATAACAATGGCCGGTTTTATAACCGTACACCGCAGGAATTTAAAAAAGATGTGGAGTCTGCCGGGATGAGAGTTTTATCTTCTCACTGTACCCGGTCGTTGACCTCCGACGAACTGGCATCGGGCGATTTCACGCAAGCTCTTAAATGGTGGGATAAATGTATCGCCGATCATAAGGCGGCGGGTATGTCTTACATCGTAACTCCGCATCTCGAGAGGCCTAAAACTCTGAAAGACTTGAAAACTTATTGCGACTATTATAACGAGATTGGGAAAAAGTGTAAGGCCAGCGGTATAAAATACGGTTATCATAATCATGCTCACGAATACCGGAAGGTAGAAGATAAAGCGATAATGTTGGATTATATGATCGAGAATACCGATCCCGAATATGTTTTTTTCGAAATGGATGTTTACTGGACAGTAATCGGTGACCGTTCTCCGGTCGATTATTTTAATAAATATCCAGGTCGTTTTTCTTTACTTCATATTAAAGATCACCGCGAAATAGGGGAGAGCGGTATGGTCGGATTCGACGTTATTTTTAAGAATGCGCATACAGCGGGAGTTCAACATATTATTGTAGAAGTCGAAAATTATAGTATGCCGGTAGAAAAAAGTGTAAAAACGAGTATCGATTATCTGATAAGTGCCCCTTTTGTAAAATCGTCCTACCGGTAA
- a CDS encoding Gfo/Idh/MocA family protein — protein sequence MSDISRRKFIKAGAMALAGITVAPSSILGKSFGHVPPSDKLNIIGVGIGGRGAHVLRGMKSQNIIGLCDVDWKYSSNVFKEYPNAKRYNDYRKMFEELGKSADAVMVATADHTHALIAADAMTMGKHVYLEKPLTHSVYESRLLTKLADKKNVATQMGNQGASAAGVRKICEWIWNGEIGEVTKVEAFTDRPIWPQGLNRPEVSQKPPKTLDWDLFLGPAKYRDFNEIYTPWNWRGWWDFGTGALGDMACHILHPVFKGLKLGYPTKVQGSSTLLLTDCAPNAQMVKFIFPARENMPKVAFPEVEVVWYDGGMKPMRPEGFPVGRDMNDQGGGVIFHGTKDTLICGCYGANPWLLSGRNPEAPKVLREVKTSHEMDFVRACKEDPEYRVQTASPFSEAGPFNEMVVMGVLAIRLQSLNQELHWDGPNMQFTNIDPNATISTVIKDGFHIKDGHPTFDKKWTEPVNAQAYAQELIKHTYREGWKLPEMPK from the coding sequence ATGTCGGACATTTCAAGAAGAAAATTCATTAAAGCCGGGGCCATGGCCCTTGCAGGAATTACAGTAGCTCCCAGTTCAATTCTGGGAAAGAGTTTCGGGCATGTACCGCCGAGTGATAAACTTAATATTATCGGTGTGGGTATCGGTGGCCGTGGAGCGCACGTACTGAGAGGTATGAAATCTCAGAATATCATCGGTCTTTGCGATGTAGACTGGAAATACAGTTCGAATGTATTTAAAGAATATCCCAATGCAAAGAGGTATAACGATTATCGGAAGATGTTCGAAGAGTTGGGCAAGTCGGCCGACGCCGTTATGGTGGCTACTGCCGATCACACACACGCTCTTATTGCTGCTGATGCAATGACAATGGGTAAGCACGTATATCTCGAGAAACCCCTTACGCATAGCGTTTACGAATCTCGTCTGTTGACGAAACTGGCCGATAAAAAGAATGTCGCAACTCAGATGGGTAATCAAGGGGCTTCTGCCGCAGGTGTACGCAAAATATGCGAATGGATATGGAACGGTGAAATCGGCGAAGTGACCAAAGTCGAAGCATTCACCGACCGTCCTATCTGGCCGCAAGGATTGAACCGTCCCGAAGTGTCTCAGAAGCCTCCCAAGACATTAGATTGGGATTTATTCCTGGGGCCGGCTAAGTACCGTGATTTCAATGAAATTTATACTCCGTGGAACTGGCGCGGTTGGTGGGATTTCGGAACCGGTGCTTTGGGAGATATGGCATGTCATATCCTTCATCCTGTATTTAAGGGATTGAAGTTGGGTTATCCTACAAAAGTACAGGGTAGTTCTACTTTGTTGCTTACTGATTGCGCCCCCAATGCGCAAATGGTAAAATTTATCTTCCCGGCTCGTGAAAATATGCCTAAAGTGGCTTTCCCCGAAGTCGAAGTAGTTTGGTACGACGGAGGTATGAAACCGATGCGTCCCGAAGGTTTCCCTGTTGGCAGAGATATGAATGATCAGGGTGGCGGTGTTATATTCCATGGTACTAAAGATACTTTGATCTGTGGTTGCTACGGTGCTAATCCGTGGTTGTTGTCGGGTAGAAATCCCGAAGCTCCTAAGGTGCTGAGAGAAGTAAAAACTTCTCACGAAATGGATTTTGTGCGTGCTTGTAAAGAAGATCCCGAATATCGGGTACAAACAGCTTCTCCATTTAGTGAAGCAGGGCCTTTCAATGAAATGGTCGTTATGGGCGTATTGGCTATCAGATTACAGTCTTTAAATCAGGAATTGCATTGGGATGGTCCCAATATGCAGTTTACCAATATCGATCCGAATGCGACTATCAGTACTGTGATCAAAGACGGTTTCCATATTAAAGACGGTCATCCGACTTTCGATAAAAAGTGGACCGAACCAGTAAATGCACAAGCATATGCGCAGGAATTGATTAAGCATACTTATCGTGAAGGCTGGAAATTACCTGAAATGCCGAAATAA
- a CDS encoding Gfo/Idh/MocA family protein: MNDLIKIGLIGFGRMGRYHLEEMQKSGKWNIAYICDTNPKSRELAHKLSPESKVIENEQEIFDDKTVQVVGLFALADSRKEQIEKAMRSGKHVISEKPIADSIDREWEAVRIAESTSLFSTVNLYLRNSWYHKLIREYIKQGEIGELAILRICHLTPGLAPGEGHEYEGPSFHDCGMHYVDIARWYAGCDFKTWNAQAVRMWSYKDPWWLQCHGTFENGVVFDITQGHVYGQLSKNQTHNSYVDIIGTEGIVRMTHDFKTAVVELHGVNQTVREERPFGGKNIDVLCDLFAQSIETGVRHPDLPTLRDSAVASQYAWDFLENAKKNDMPAIGELQTLEKILHRRRTMKNGYGLLQQTQ, from the coding sequence ATGAACGACTTAATCAAAATCGGGCTTATCGGTTTCGGTAGGATGGGTAGATACCATCTCGAGGAGATGCAAAAAAGCGGAAAGTGGAATATAGCTTATATCTGTGATACTAATCCCAAATCACGTGAACTGGCTCATAAATTATCGCCGGAATCGAAAGTAATAGAGAATGAACAGGAAATTTTCGATGATAAGACAGTACAGGTCGTCGGATTATTTGCTTTGGCCGATTCGAGAAAAGAACAAATAGAAAAAGCGATGCGTAGTGGTAAGCATGTGATTTCGGAGAAGCCTATAGCAGACAGTATCGATCGCGAATGGGAGGCCGTTAGAATCGCAGAAAGTACTTCGCTTTTTTCTACCGTTAACCTGTATCTTCGCAATTCGTGGTATCACAAACTTATTAGAGAGTATATAAAGCAAGGTGAGATCGGTGAATTAGCTATTTTGCGTATTTGCCACCTTACTCCGGGGCTTGCACCGGGAGAAGGACATGAATATGAAGGCCCTTCTTTTCACGATTGCGGAATGCATTATGTAGATATTGCGCGTTGGTATGCCGGATGCGATTTTAAAACCTGGAATGCGCAGGCCGTACGTATGTGGTCGTATAAAGATCCTTGGTGGTTGCAGTGTCACGGAACGTTTGAAAACGGTGTCGTATTCGATATCACACAAGGACATGTTTATGGGCAGTTGTCTAAAAATCAGACGCATAATTCTTATGTAGATATTATCGGTACAGAAGGCATCGTGCGTATGACACACGATTTTAAGACAGCAGTGGTAGAGTTGCACGGAGTGAACCAGACAGTACGGGAGGAAAGACCTTTTGGTGGTAAGAACATTGATGTTTTATGCGATTTGTTCGCACAGTCCATCGAGACGGGTGTACGTCACCCCGATCTGCCTACTTTGCGTGACTCGGCTGTGGCATCGCAATATGCGTGGGATTTTCTTGAAAATGCTAAAAAGAATGATATGCCTGCAATCGGCGAGTTACAGACGTTGGAGAAAATATTGCACCGGAGAAGAACAATGAAAAACGGATACGGATTATTACAACAAACACAATAA